One stretch of Arthrobacter polaris DNA includes these proteins:
- a CDS encoding Ig-like domain-containing protein, producing MAPPAVILTFALLISSIGPLGGLNNFSGTTAAEAAVPSSATDSTKVPHYFGPYPNWANSPQTLADAMVSIGVGTXTPVLYGNPLTERRYATDYAKPTGTLGPVLVVLDHTKLPAGTLHDFQSWNQGNAGGSPTTSEGNLFHALVLRPTGTAGEYTVVFASDALTVPKPTVVTGEVATYSVSPVTVQXDDVIGFXGQGIPVDTEVIANGDTLSTPASGDPTMSTNAVPAKDSTLKLGATNYPDFSHDRSYSFGADVTPTITDPGTGAEATAQVDPKTGAISGVTVTSPGSGYAVPPSVTITTAGVTPTAVAKATAKIATGVITGIDVNETGFGFTAPTVTLTGGDPAVGSAAQALASGTVDDLKLTDGGQGYTAQPLVNISKPDLADGVQATASATMDANGVVTGVEIAIAGSGYTSAPTVTVTDASKTEPTKRATVVATIGVTRIDMTSGGAGYLSAPTVTIADTVGVADKGASGTAKVAVKGSVTEIVVTTXGAGYLTXGIKKFVDTLPGQGEENANDLGQYIPVAVPDTTTYPGTDYYEIAVVQFRMKFHRDLPATLLRGYVQLSTSVVPGKKVALGNANIDPAVPDSPIVSFNGVDNPHYLGPTILATKNKPVRVLFRNLLPTGVAGDLFLPVDTSVMGSGAGPDMMKLNPVTKVPEDMAKDEGSVLDGVRNPMCGQTPKPATCYSENRATLHLHGGITPWISDGTPHQWVTXTGENTAYPKGVSVSNVPDMPDPGDGAETFFYTNQQSARMMFYHDHSWGITRFNVYAGEEAGYMITDDAEQKLMAPGGALEGLGMGIPLTIQDKTFVPSATRMAQLDPTWDAKKWGGEGNLWQPHVYMPAQNPGDASGMSAFGRWFYGPWFWPPAKDAKYPPMANPYFDPTCDTNVADFCEPALIPSTPNNSVGMEAFHDTPVVNGTAYPTTTMEPKSYRFRILNGSDDRFWNLSWYVADPATGTEVALKASELSLAQTDPVVMPTXDTAKSPKGPDWIQIGNEGGFLPTPAVVPAHETTWITDATRFDVGNVDQHSLLLAPAERADVIVDFSAYRXKTLILYNDAPAAFPGRIPGYDYYTGGPDMXPAGAPTTLPGYGPDTRSVMQVKVSNAAPALAFDRPNTTADQMGKLMAAFDHHTDAAGNPAGVFESSQNPIVVGQAAYNQAYGSSFAASGYCNAAVNXAAKCDGFARIAEQGGEQFKFDTLAGPQLSVPIQGKSVHDEMNAANFDEWGRMSGNIGLEAPGATPLLQNIILYPFVNPATEILDGTKGINSLKVTPISTNADGTQIWKITHNGVDTHPLHFHLNDVQLLNRVTWDNIIIPPESTEIGWKDTVRVSPLEDTIVAVRPILPKLPFAIPDSNRPLNPMMPLGAKGSITGVNGYEAGFNNTDTNGNPIDPISNVMTNFGWEYVWHCHILSHEEMDMMRPIAVSTPRTLADASVLSFTRAANDVLLSWTDGTPVSIMDPTTWGNAKNEIGYKIERAPLANGTAGTYAQIATTLANITSYTDKTAGTGQYAYRVTAWNAAGNTVSAPVLTASTVGTVPKVTSQNPAAGATSVATSVRPTVTFNEAVTGVSNTTFTVKQGTAVIPAAVSYNTATRTATLTPTSALATDKTYTLSLTTAIKSVSGGSLVATSWTFTTGPAPTVTSTNPAAGATGVGLGTATNRTPLSATFSEAVTGLPATAASTPNFTLKLGTATIASKVSYNATTRVATLTPAAALVSDKTYTLSLSNAVKDVAGNPLTAKSWTFTTGPAPTVTSXQPAAGATGVGLGTATNRTPLSATFSEAVTGLPATAASXPNFTLKLGTATIASKVSYNATTRVATLTPAAALVSDKTYTLSLSNAVKDVAGNPLTAKSWSFTTGPAPTVTNRTPAVNATGVSRSANITTTFSEAVTGLPATAAANGNFTIKRTSNGAAFPSVVSYSSTTKVATLNPTGTLLANTKYTLTLSSGIKDAAGNLLAPVTWSFTTGN from the coding sequence TTGGCCCCGCCGGCCGTCATTTTGACGTTCGCGCTCCTAATCAGCAGCATCGGACCGCTGGGAGGGCTCAACAACTTCTCCGGCACCACGGCGGCCGAGGCCGCAGTCCCCTCAAGTGCCACCGACTCGACAAAAGTACCCCACTACTTCGGCCCCTACCCCAACTGGGCCAACAGCCCACAGACCTTGGCAGATGCAATGGTGAGCATCGGCGTCGGAACCNCCACCCCGGTTCTGTACGGCAACCCGCTGACCGAGCGCAGGTACGCTACTGACTACGCGAAGCCAACTGGCACCTTGGGGCCGGTGTTGGTGGTCCTTGACCATACCAAGTTGCCAGCTGGCACGCTCCACGACTTTCAAAGCTGGAACCAAGGCAATGCTGGAGGGAGTCCAACCACATCGGAAGGCAACCTCTTCCACGCGCTGGTGCTGCGCCCCACCGGGACAGCGGGCGAATACACCGTCGTATTCGCCAGCGATGCCCTGACTGTGCCAAAGCCGACCGTGGTCACTGGAGAGGTCGCAACGTACTCCGTATCTCCGGTAACAGTGCAANAAGACGATGTGATCGGCTTTNACGGGCAAGGGATTCCAGTTGATACCGAAGTGATAGCCAACGGCGACACCTTGAGCACTCCGGCCAGTGGTGACCCGACGATGTCCACCAACGCTGTCCCGGCCAAGGACTCCACGCTCAAGCTTGGCGCCACGAACTACCCAGACTTCTCCCACGACCGAAGCTATTCCTTCGGGGCAGATGTAACTCCGACCATCACCGACCCGGGCACGGGCGCCGAGGCAACGGCTCAGGTCGACCCCAAGACCGGAGCCATCTCGGGTGTAACCGTGACCAGCCCAGGTTCGGGATACGCGGTCCCGCCCTCGGTGACAATCACCACTGCCGGGGTCACTCCTACCGCGGTAGCCAAGGCCACCGCCAAGATCGCCACCGGCGTCATCACCGGCATCGACGTCAATGAGACTGGTTTCGGTTTCACAGCACCCACGGTGACCCTCACAGGTGGCGATCCTGCTGTAGGCTCAGCTGCACAGGCGCTGGCCAGCGGAACAGTCGATGACTTGAAACTGACCGACGGAGGCCAGGGCTACACGGCCCAACCATTGGTGAACATCTCCAAGCCTGATCTCGCCGACGGCGTGCAGGCAACGGCCAGCGCCACAATGGACGCCAATGGCGTGGTCACCGGCGTCGAAATTGCCATCGCCGGCAGCGGCTACACTTCCGCTCCAACAGTGACCGTTACCGATGCCAGCAAGACCGAACCCACCAAGCGGGCCACGGTTGTGGCAACCATCGGCGTCACCCGGATCGACATGACCAGCGGTGGTGCAGGCTATCTGTCAGCCCCGACAGTGACCATTGCAGACACCGTGGGCGTCGCCGACAAGGGTGCCAGCGGAACAGCCAAAGTGGCTGTCAAGGGTTCGGTCACTGAGATTGTGGTGACCACCNCCGGTGCAGGCTATCTCACCNCCGGCATCAAGAAGTTTGTTGACACTCTGCCGGGCCAAGGCGAGGAAAACGCCAACGACCTGGGTCAGTACATCCCGGTTGCGGTGCCTGACACCACCACCTACCCCGGCACGGACTACTATGAAATCGCAGTGGTGCAATTCCGGATGAAGTTCCACCGCGACCTGCCAGCCACTCTCCTTCGCGGTTACGTCCAGCTCTCAACCAGCGTCGTCCCGGGCAAGAAGGTGGCCCTCGGCAACGCCAACATTGACCCGGCCGTCCCCGACAGCCCCATCGTCAGCTTCAACGGCGTTGACAACCCGCATTACCTCGGCCCGACCATCCTCGCCACGAAGAACAAGCCCGTCCGTGTTCTGTTCCGCAATCTCCTCCCCACCGGGGTGGCTGGCGACCTATTCCTTCCGGTCGACACCTCGGTGATGGGTTCAGGCGCGGGACCTGACATGATGAAGCTCAACCCCGTCACCAAGGTTCCAGAAGATATGGCCAAGGACGAGGGAAGTGTCTTGGACGGTGTGCGTAACCCGATGTGCGGGCAAACACCGAAGCCGGCCACCTGCTATTCCGAAAACCGTGCCACCTTGCACCTGCACGGCGGCATTACCCCGTGGATCAGCGACGGCACACCGCACCAGTGGGTCACCNCCACCGGCGAGAACACTGCTTACCCCAAGGGCGTTAGCGTCAGCAACGTCCCGGACATGCCAGATCCCGGCGACGGCGCTGAGACCTTCTTCTACACCAACCAGCAGAGCGCCCGAATGATGTTCTACCACGACCATTCGTGGGGCATCACACGGTTTAACGTGTACGCCGGTGAGGAGGCAGGCTACATGATCACGGACGACGCCGAGCAGAAGCTGATGGCTCCCGGCGGCGCCCTTGAAGGGCTCGGAATGGGGATCCCGCTGACCATCCAGGATAAGACGTTCGTGCCAAGCGCAACAAGGATGGCCCAGCTGGACCCGACCTGGGATGCGAAGAAGTGGGGCGGCGAGGGCAACCTCTGGCAGCCACACGTCTACATGCCCGCTCAGAACCCTGGCGACGCCAGCGGCATGAGCGCTTTCGGTCGCTGGTTCTACGGCCCGTGGTTCTGGCCGCCGGCCAAGGACGCCAAGTACCCGCCCATGGCCAACCCCTACTTCGATCCCACCTGTGATACGAACGTGGCTGACTTCTGCGAACCTGCCCTGATCCCGTCGACACCGAACAACTCGGTGGGCATGGAGGCCTTCCATGACACGCCTGTTGTGAACGGCACCGCCTACCCGACCACCACCATGGAACCCAAATCCTACCGATTCCGTATCCTTAATGGATCCGACGACCGGTTCTGGAACCTCTCGTGGTACGTGGCCGATCCTGCAACCGGCACCGAGGTTGCGCTGAAGGCCAGCGAGCTCTCCCTGGCACAGACCGACCCGGTCGTCATGCCAACCNCGGACACCGCAAAGAGCCCCAAGGGCCCTGACTGGATCCAGATCGGCAACGAGGGCGGCTTCCTGCCCACCCCGGCAGTGGTTCCCGCGCACGAGACAACCTGGATCACCGACGCGACCAGGTTCGATGTGGGCAACGTCGATCAGCACTCGCTGCTGCTCGCACCCGCAGAACGGGCCGATGTGATCGTTGACTTCTCCGCCTACAGGNGGAAGACACTGATCCTTTACAACGATGCTCCGGCCGCCTTCCCGGGCCGGATCCCAGGGTACGACTACTACACCGGTGGACCGGACATGTNNCCGGCTGGCGCACCCACAACACTGCCCGGCTACGGGCCTGACACCCGCTCAGTCATGCAGGTCAAGGTTTCCAACGCAGCGCCTGCACTGGCCTTTGACCGGCCGAACACCACGGCTGACCAGATGGGCAAACTGATGGCAGCGTTTGATCACCACACCGATGCAGCCGGCAACCCCGCCGGAGTTTTTGAGTCCAGTCAGAACCCCATCGTGGTTGGCCAGGCCGCATACAATCAGGCCTACGGATCGAGCTTCGCTGCCAGCGGGTACTGCAACGCGGCGGTCAACNCCGCCGCGAAGTGTGACGGCTTTGCCCGCATCGCCGAGCAGGGTGGGGAGCAGTTCAAGTTTGACACGTTGGCTGGGCCCCAGCTCAGCGTTCCCATCCAGGGCAAGAGCGTCCACGATGAGATGAACGCAGCGAACTTTGACGAGTGGGGGCGCATGAGTGGCAACATCGGGTTGGAGGCACCAGGAGCAACACCGCTACTGCAAAACATCATCCTCTACCCGTTCGTGAACCCAGCCACGGAAATACTGGATGGAACCAAGGGGATCAACAGCCTCAAGGTGACACCCATATCCACTAACGCTGACGGCACACAGATTTGGAAGATCACCCACAACGGTGTGGACACCCACCCGCTGCACTTCCACCTCAATGACGTACAGCTGTTGAACAGGGTCACTTGGGATAACATCATCATCCCGCCTGAATCTACAGAAATTGGCTGGAAGGACACAGTACGTGTCAGCCCGCTGGAGGACACCATCGTGGCAGTCAGGCCCATCCTGCCCAAACTCCCGTTCGCCATCCCGGACAGCAACCGGCCACTGAACCCGATGATGCCTCTGGGCGCCAAGGGCTCGATCACCGGCGTGAATGGCTACGAGGCGGGGTTTAACAACACCGACACCAACGGCAATCCGATCGACCCGATCAGCAATGTCATGACCAACTTCGGCTGGGAATACGTGTGGCACTGCCACATCCTCAGCCACGAGGAGATGGACATGATGCGGCCCATCGCGGTCAGCACACCACGAACCCTGGCCGACGCTTCTGTATTGAGCTTCACCAGAGCCGCCAATGACGTGCTGCTGAGCTGGACTGACGGGACGCCGGTTTCGATCATGGATCCCACCACCTGGGGCAATGCGAAGAACGAGATCGGCTACAAGATTGAGCGTGCGCCACTGGCCAACGGCACGGCTGGCACCTACGCCCAAATAGCCACAACTCTGGCGAACATCACCAGCTACACCGACAAGACAGCCGGCACCGGACAGTACGCATACAGGGTGACAGCCTGGAACGCAGCCGGAAACACCGTATCGGCGCCGGTGCTCACCGCCTCCACCGTTGGCACCGTCCCCAAGGTGACCAGCCAGAACCCCGCAGCCGGGGCCACCAGCGTGGCCACCAGCGTCCGGCCAACAGTCACCTTCAATGAAGCCGTCACGGGCGTCAGCAACACCACGTTCACGGTGAAGCAGGGCACCGCAGTCATTCCGGCCGCGGTGAGCTACAACACGGCAACGCGGACGGCAACCCTGACCCCGACCTCGGCCCTGGCTACTGACAAGACCTACACACTCTCGTTGACCACGGCCATCAAGAGTGTCTCAGGCGGTTCATTGGTAGCGACGAGCTGGACCTTCACCACCGGTCCCGCCCCAACGGTGACCAGCACCAACCCCGCTGCCGGAGCCACCGGCGTCGGACTGGGAACGGCCACCAACCGGACCCCGTTGAGTGCTACCTTCAGCGAAGCGGTCACGGGCCTGCCCGCCACCGCTGCCAGCACCCCCAACTTCACCCTGAAGCTGGGAACGGCAACCATCGCCTCGAAGGTCAGCTACAACGCCACCACCCGGGTTGCCACGCTAACCCCTGCCGCAGCATTGGTCAGTGACAAGACCTACACCCTGTCTCTGAGCAACGCGGTCAAGGACGTAGCCGGGAACCCACTCACCGCCAAGAGCTGGACCTTCACCACCGGTCCCGCCCCAACGGTGACCAGCNACCAACCCGCTGCCGGAGCCACCGGCGTCGGACTGGGAACGGCCACCAACCGGACCCCGTTGAGTGCTACCTTCAGCGAAGCGGTCACGGGCCTGCCCGCCACCGCTGCCAGCNACCCCAACTTCACCCTGAAGCTGGGAACGGCAACCATCGCCTCGAAGGTCAGCTACAACGCCACCACCCGGGTTGCCACACTAACCCCTGCCGCAGCATTGGTCAGTGACAAGACCTACACCCTGTCTCTGAGCAACGCGGTCAAGGACGTAGCCGGGAACCCACTCACCGCCAAGAGCTGGAGCTTCACCACCGGTCCCGCCCCAACGGTGACGAATCGGACCCCGGCGGTCAACGCCACCGGGGTCAGCCGGAGCGCGAACATCACCACAACCTTCAGCGAGGCAGTCACAGGCCTGCCCGCCACGGCTGCGGCGAACGGGAATTTCACCATCAAGCGGACCTCCAACGGCGCCGCCTTCCCGTCGGTTGTCAGCTACTCCAGCACCACCAAGGTGGCAACGCTGAACCCCACAGGAACCCTGCTGGCGAACACCAAGTACACGCTCACCCTGAGCAGCGGGATCAAGGATGCTGCAGGGAATCTGCTGGCACCCGTGACCTGGAGCTTTACAACAGGCAACTAG
- a CDS encoding copper resistance CopC/CopD family protein — translation MNGKTPRDSRGQDXLTRGLLARRFLALLFATLSMVLVAAPTPVLAHAALLYSLPADGAALTRAPTSVEFVFGETVAPVLDGFQFYDGGGGHQTLQVDQLDATVTATLPPTLANGSYKLSWRVISDDSHPISGXLSFSVGKADGXVPKVVTSSSSVVDVLYGALNAVGYLGLFVLAGLTVXDLIVARTXVAARRLPWVAGLLAISAYALLVPFSTVRERGSGLGGLTDPTVFATGWSGGXGLTLDLVLAGVVLMLLASRIPAPGSFWAGTVGAGIALTSVLPIGHTRTYGPSWLVMGSDLVHAATAAVWLGGLVGLVLHLARARQRKGDPAQAAVVLGRFSTLAGGLVVLLGITGTILAVVMVGSVATLVGSSYGRLLIAKLATVAVIGALAAWNRFGLLPRLANEGTKGKAWSRLTMAVRLEAVGVVLVLGLTSALTLQNPRTVQVXAPAGTEVVVDLGTGHLTGRFSPGAAGVNVLTFELTDVGASPXAPISMPQVSVAEPNLGLGPLVSTVEPGQTPGSYRAQMVLPVAGMWKITVAVRVNELEQPAAVFNVVVAG, via the coding sequence ATGAACGGAAAAACACCTCGTGATTCCCGCGGGCAGGACNTTTTGACCCGGGGACTACTGGCACGACGCTTCCTCGCGTTGCTCTTCGCCACGCTGTCCATGGTGCTGGTGGCAGCTCCCACTCCTGTCCTAGCCCATGCAGCGCTGCTGTACTCACTGCCTGCCGATGGAGCAGCCCTTACCAGAGCCCCTACCTCGGTGGAGTTTGTCTTCGGCGAAACCGTCGCCCCTGTCCTTGACGGCTTCCAGTTCTACGACGGCGGTGGCGGACACCAAACCCTACAGGTCGATCAACTGGACGCGACAGTCACAGCCACCCTGCCACCAACACTTGCCAACGGCAGCTACAAGCTCAGCTGGCGTGTCATTTCCGATGATTCACACCCTATTTCCGGGNTGCTGTCGTTCAGCGTGGGGAAGGCCGACGGGNCGGTCCCGAAGGTCGTCACAAGTAGCTCCTCAGTGGTGGACGTGCTCTACGGAGCGCTCAACGCCGTTGGTTATCTGGGTTTGTTCGTTCTTGCAGGACTCACGGTTNTTGATCTCATCGTGGCCCGTACCNCCGTGGCAGCTCGTCGCCTGCCGTGGGTGGCTGGATTGCTCGCCATCAGTGCCTACGCCTTGCTTGTGCCATTCAGTACGGTGCGGGAGAGAGGTTCGGGTCTCGGTGGGTTGACTGATCCAACCGTCTTTGCCACTGGGTGGTCCGGAGGGNCAGGGTTGACCCTGGACCTGGTCCTCGCCGGGGTGGTGCTGATGCTGCTGGCATCAAGGATTCCGGCCCCGGGATCCTTCTGGGCTGGAACAGTGGGGGCAGGGATCGCGCTGACCTCTGTTCTGCCCATCGGCCACACCCGGACGTACGGACCCAGCTGGCTGGTGATGGGCTCAGACCTTGTTCATGCCGCGACGGCAGCGGTTTGGCTGGGCGGTCTCGTGGGACTGGTTCTGCACCTAGCCCGTGCCCGGCAGCGAAAGGGTGACCCGGCCCAGGCTGCCGTGGTACTAGGCAGGTTCTCGACACTGGCAGGAGGCCTGGTGGTTCTGCTCGGCATTACCGGAACCATTCTGGCCGTGGTGATGGTGGGTTCAGTGGCAACTCTTGTTGGCAGTTCCTACGGCCGGTTGCTGATAGCCAAGCTGGCCACCGTGGCGGTCATTGGTGCATTGGCGGCATGGAACCGTTTTGGGCTTCTTCCGCGTCTGGCGAATGAGGGAACCAAGGGGAAGGCGTGGTCCCGCCTGACCATGGCTGTCCGCCTGGAAGCCGTTGGCGTGGTGCTGGTACTGGGCCTCACCTCAGCCCTGACGTTGCAGAATCCGCGGACGGTCCAGGTGNCAGCCCCCGCAGGAACCGAAGTGGTCGTGGACCTTGGAACCGGGCATCTCACCGGCCGGTTCAGCCCTGGCGCTGCGGGAGTGAACGTCCTTACCTTCGAGCTTACAGACGTTGGGGCGAGTCCANTTGCACCCATCAGCATGCCCCAGGTCAGTGTGGCGGAACCGAACCTGGGCCTTGGACCGCTGGTTTCCACAGTCGAACCTGGTCAGACACCGGGCAGCTACCGGGCCCAGATGGTCCTGCCAGTGGCTGGAATGTGGAAGATCACAGTCGCTGTCCGGGTCAACGAGCTTGAGCAGCCTGCGGCCGTCTTCAATGTGGTCGTGGCAGGGTAA
- a CDS encoding nuclear transport factor 2 family protein, protein MSACAIEIVKRFYQAVSELDMAKAESXFSADALWHLPGHGPISGDHVGWASIRDDFLAKLAPLSGGTFRAELLDIAVGXHYVVAIQHATGNFAGRTLDITGCQLMRVEEGLIRHVRGHYSDQEALDAFWEDQGSL, encoded by the coding sequence ATGTCAGCATGTGCAATTGAGATTGTTAAACGCTTTTACCAGGCGGTTTCAGAACTAGACATGGCTAAGGCCGAGAGCTGNTTTTCAGCTGATGCGCTGTGGCATCTGCCAGGCCACGGACCCATTTCTGGGGACCATGTGGGCTGGGCAAGCATACGCGATGATTTCTTGGCGAAGCTGGCACCGTTGTCTGGNGGAACTTTCCGGGCCGAGCTGTTGGATATAGCCGTGGGGAGNCACTATGTTGTGGCCATCCAGCACGCGACAGGCAACTTTGCCGGCCGGACGTTGGATATCACCGGATGTCAGCTGATGCGTGTAGAAGAGGGATTAATCCGCCACGTGCGAGGGCACTACTCCGATCAGGAAGCGCTGGATGCCTTTTGGGAAGATCAAGGATCCCTCTGA